A single genomic interval of Arthrobacter globiformis harbors:
- the ald gene encoding alanine dehydrogenase, whose translation MIISVPKEVKNNEFRVAITAAGVHELKTNGHEVLVEAGAGVGSGISDQEYALSGAEIVDSAEEAWARADMVMKVKEPIASEYCHFREGLLLFTYLHLAAEPELTQALVASGVTAIAYETVQEGRALPLLAPMSEVAGRLSVQVGASSLMAPAGGKGVLLGGVPGVRPAKVVVLGAGVAGTNAAAMALGLGADVTILDININRLRELDAQYQGRLKTIASNSYEIEKSVVDADLVIGSVLIPGAKAPKLVTNGLVARMKPGSVLVDIAVDQGGCFEDTRPTTHQEPTYNVHNTIFYCVANMPGAVPNTSTYALTNVTLRYAVALANHGVKGAFERHPALAAGLNVAAGKVTHRSVSDAHGHDLADWQELVTV comes from the coding sequence ATGATCATCTCCGTTCCCAAGGAAGTAAAGAACAACGAGTTCCGCGTTGCCATCACCGCCGCTGGCGTGCATGAGCTCAAAACCAATGGCCACGAAGTGCTCGTGGAAGCAGGCGCTGGTGTGGGCTCAGGCATCAGCGACCAGGAGTACGCCCTGTCCGGTGCTGAAATTGTGGATAGTGCTGAAGAGGCGTGGGCACGAGCGGACATGGTGATGAAGGTCAAGGAACCCATCGCTTCCGAATACTGTCACTTCCGTGAGGGGCTGCTCCTTTTCACCTATCTCCACCTTGCAGCCGAACCCGAGCTAACTCAGGCACTCGTGGCATCCGGAGTCACAGCCATCGCCTATGAGACGGTGCAGGAAGGCCGCGCGCTCCCGCTGCTGGCCCCCATGTCCGAGGTTGCCGGCCGGCTCTCCGTGCAGGTTGGAGCCTCCTCGCTGATGGCTCCGGCCGGGGGCAAAGGTGTACTGCTGGGCGGTGTTCCCGGTGTCCGGCCCGCCAAGGTGGTAGTCCTCGGCGCCGGAGTTGCGGGCACTAATGCTGCCGCCATGGCCCTGGGCCTCGGCGCCGACGTCACCATCCTGGACATCAACATCAACCGGCTGCGCGAACTGGACGCCCAGTATCAGGGCCGGCTCAAGACCATCGCCTCAAACAGCTACGAAATTGAAAAGTCCGTGGTGGACGCCGACTTGGTCATCGGCTCCGTCCTCATCCCCGGCGCCAAAGCGCCCAAGCTCGTTACCAACGGTCTCGTGGCCCGCATGAAGCCCGGCTCCGTTCTGGTGGACATTGCCGTGGATCAGGGCGGTTGCTTCGAGGACACCCGTCCCACCACGCACCAGGAACCGACGTACAACGTGCACAACACCATCTTCTACTGCGTCGCAAACATGCCCGGCGCCGTACCCAACACCTCCACCTACGCCCTGACCAACGTCACCCTGCGGTACGCCGTGGCATTGGCCAACCATGGAGTTAAAGGTGCATTCGAACGACACCCCGCATTAGCTGCCGGACTAAACGTCGCGGCAGGAAAGGTCACCCATAGGTCTGTCAGCGACGCACATGGACATGATCTCGCTGACTGGCAAGAACTCGTTACCGTTTGA
- a CDS encoding PAS domain-containing protein: MSTSGASTVDYQKIFESLPSQYIIVTPDRTIVAATDSFLASTGKSRSAIVGMDILDAFPDNPDNPEAKGTEILRTSIERVVETGQIDILPPVRYDIENADGVFEPRWFQPLNAPAFDDDGKLVYVLHGAEDITAQMSKS; the protein is encoded by the coding sequence GTGTCAACTTCAGGTGCATCCACCGTGGACTATCAAAAGATTTTCGAGAGTCTCCCGAGCCAATACATCATCGTTACACCAGACAGGACGATTGTCGCTGCCACCGACTCATTTCTCGCATCAACCGGGAAGAGCCGCAGTGCAATCGTTGGCATGGACATCCTTGATGCCTTCCCAGACAATCCCGACAATCCCGAGGCTAAAGGCACGGAAATCTTGCGCACGTCCATCGAGCGCGTGGTGGAAACAGGACAAATCGACATACTCCCGCCCGTTCGCTACGACATTGAGAACGCGGACGGTGTTTTTGAACCTCGATGGTTCCAGCCCCTGAACGCCCCGGCTTTCGATGACGACGGAAAGCTGGTTTATGTGCTGCATGGCGCGGAAGACATCACGGCTCAAATGAGCAAGAGCTGA
- a CDS encoding type 1 glutamine amidotransferase, protein MKPHTESSGGTGSVQVLVIQPDPHCPLDRFASWLADEGITARVVQPFNHDTIPQIVEEDALVVLGGDMSSLDDHVYSWLADIRNLIVDASGNRKPTLGICLGAQLMAQAFGGTVTRGDQGLEAGVVRVDWQADAAEDQLVGGLPRPFLAGSMHGDVIAQLPPSAVWLGMTDQYPHQVFRVGDMSWGVQFHPELSPVSYRQWLTLVDDNDPVALQRAGQGMSELEQQDETVAAHTEALARRFSGLVRTTAGVAAG, encoded by the coding sequence ATGAAGCCGCACACAGAGTCATCCGGAGGAACCGGCAGCGTACAGGTCCTGGTCATACAGCCGGATCCGCACTGCCCCCTTGACCGTTTCGCTTCGTGGTTAGCCGACGAGGGAATAACCGCAAGAGTTGTCCAGCCCTTTAATCACGACACCATCCCGCAAATTGTGGAAGAGGACGCTTTGGTGGTTCTGGGCGGGGACATGAGCTCCCTGGATGACCACGTCTACAGCTGGCTTGCAGACATTCGAAACCTCATTGTCGACGCTTCCGGCAACAGGAAGCCGACATTAGGCATCTGCCTCGGAGCTCAGCTGATGGCACAGGCATTCGGTGGAACCGTCACCCGGGGAGACCAGGGCCTTGAGGCAGGGGTAGTTCGGGTCGATTGGCAAGCCGACGCAGCCGAGGATCAGCTCGTGGGCGGGTTACCGCGTCCCTTCCTCGCCGGGTCCATGCACGGCGACGTGATCGCCCAACTTCCGCCCTCAGCGGTCTGGCTCGGCATGACCGATCAGTATCCACACCAAGTCTTTCGCGTGGGTGACATGTCGTGGGGCGTTCAATTTCACCCGGAACTTTCGCCAGTTAGCTACCGTCAGTGGTTGACCCTGGTGGACGATAACGACCCAGTTGCCCTCCAGCGGGCAGGCCAAGGGATGAGCGAACTCGAGCAACAGGACGAGACGGTGGCGGCCCACACAGAAGCACTGGCACGACGATTCTCTGGGCTCGTGCGCACCACTGCTGGAGTAGCTGCAGGTTAA
- a CDS encoding MBL fold metallo-hydrolase: protein MDNVTVTLIGGPTLLIEIAGYRMITDPTFDPPQVYHHPIAGPVIKNLGPCATPEELGQVDLALASHEHIDNLDVAGRGFLTMVPLALTTTEAAESFGANVVGMGDYDVQTVQLPDGRQMKITAVPAHHGPEGVWEALGPVIGFVLEAEDMPTMYISGDNSEVDIVREVADRFPRIDIAVLFVGGAKFDVIADGAYITLSNERALEAAKILGAKKIVPVHEDSWAHFSQNAEQISRVFADASQTDLLVALKPGESADIRL from the coding sequence ATGGACAATGTCACAGTGACCCTCATTGGAGGACCCACGCTGCTTATCGAGATCGCCGGATATCGGATGATCACTGACCCTACCTTTGATCCACCTCAGGTCTATCACCACCCGATCGCCGGCCCGGTCATCAAGAACCTCGGCCCGTGCGCCACCCCTGAGGAACTTGGACAGGTCGATCTCGCTCTTGCCTCCCACGAGCACATAGACAATCTGGACGTGGCCGGCCGAGGTTTCTTAACCATGGTTCCACTCGCCCTCACGACCACCGAGGCAGCAGAGAGCTTTGGTGCCAACGTCGTGGGTATGGGCGACTACGACGTGCAAACTGTCCAGCTCCCCGACGGGAGGCAGATGAAGATCACGGCAGTTCCAGCCCACCATGGCCCTGAAGGAGTATGGGAGGCCCTTGGGCCTGTCATTGGTTTTGTGTTGGAAGCGGAGGACATGCCGACGATGTATATCAGCGGTGACAATTCCGAAGTCGACATCGTGCGTGAAGTTGCAGACCGTTTTCCGAGGATTGACATCGCCGTACTCTTTGTGGGCGGCGCCAAATTCGATGTGATTGCGGATGGGGCCTACATCACCCTCAGTAATGAAAGAGCCCTTGAGGCAGCCAAGATCTTGGGTGCGAAGAAGATTGTGCCCGTTCATGAAGACTCTTGGGCACATTTCAGTCAGAACGCAGAGCAGATCAGCCGGGTCTTTGCCGATGCCAGCCAAACCGACCTGCTCGTTGCACTGAAGCCGGGGGAGTCTGCGGACATCCGGCTCTAG
- a CDS encoding winged helix-turn-helix transcriptional regulator, which translates to MEFQDEMTTVAEQLPREHNDQVRAGGHLSADYWSVSQGLRLLGDRWSLLIVRELLAGEMGFNDLSRALPDLSRTLLSQRLKHLVKAKLVLRDDETGPRGSRRYRLTTAGLALRQTLESLGVWASRWHAPFENDLQAGLGTLLQHMSRSLVTESLPRTSIVIAFEFENPAGGPCEGWICAENGKTISSISRAERVPDLKIHVTPRVLYDLWWGIRRCEDARQLGHIGFVGPNDWAAAFSRWFGPRGVSP; encoded by the coding sequence TTGGAGTTTCAGGACGAGATGACAACCGTTGCAGAGCAGTTGCCCCGAGAACACAACGACCAGGTAAGGGCTGGCGGGCACTTAAGCGCCGACTATTGGTCAGTATCACAGGGACTGCGGCTGCTGGGAGATCGCTGGTCGTTGTTGATCGTGCGTGAGCTGCTGGCAGGCGAAATGGGTTTCAATGATTTGTCGCGCGCACTGCCAGATCTATCTCGAACACTGCTATCGCAACGACTTAAGCACTTGGTCAAGGCGAAACTGGTATTGCGTGATGATGAGACAGGGCCGCGCGGTTCAAGACGTTACAGGCTGACAACGGCTGGTTTGGCGCTGCGGCAGACTTTGGAGTCACTGGGGGTTTGGGCGAGTCGATGGCATGCTCCCTTTGAGAATGACCTCCAAGCAGGGCTGGGCACGTTGCTTCAGCACATGAGCCGCAGCCTTGTCACGGAGTCCTTGCCACGGACCTCGATCGTCATTGCATTCGAGTTTGAGAACCCTGCGGGAGGTCCCTGTGAAGGCTGGATCTGTGCGGAGAACGGTAAGACGATCTCCAGCATCAGCCGCGCGGAACGCGTTCCGGATCTTAAAATCCATGTCACGCCACGCGTGCTCTACGACCTCTGGTGGGGGATCCGCAGATGCGAGGATGCACGGCAACTGGGTCACATTGGATTCGTGGGCCCAAATGATTGGGCCGCTGCATTTTCGAGGTGGTTCGGCCCCCGGGGAGTTTCCCCATAG
- a CDS encoding Lrp/AsnC family transcriptional regulator yields the protein MPHSQKLQRTASEDIDQKLLNLLAENSRQTNQALSERLGLAPSTCLARIKALKESGVIKRFTIEVDPEAMGMPLQALVSVRLRPGARHLMNAFGKELRDLPEIKQFFVLGGADDFLIHITARNTEHIRQFVLEHLSSNPAVAGTQTNLVFEHGRGTTSGL from the coding sequence GTGCCCCACTCGCAGAAACTGCAGCGCACAGCTTCTGAAGACATCGACCAGAAACTTCTGAATCTGCTGGCGGAGAACTCCCGGCAGACCAACCAAGCCTTGTCGGAAAGACTCGGGCTGGCACCATCCACGTGCCTCGCCCGAATCAAGGCGCTCAAGGAATCGGGAGTTATAAAACGCTTTACGATCGAAGTGGATCCTGAGGCCATGGGTATGCCCCTACAAGCCCTGGTCAGCGTTCGGCTTCGCCCAGGCGCGCGGCATTTGATGAACGCATTTGGCAAGGAACTCCGGGACTTGCCCGAGATCAAGCAGTTCTTCGTCCTAGGTGGTGCCGACGACTTCCTGATCCACATCACCGCGAGGAACACCGAGCATATCCGCCAGTTTGTCCTGGAACATTTGTCCTCGAACCCTGCTGTAGCTGGCACCCAAACCAACCTGGTGTTTGAGCACGGGCGGGGAACAACGTCAGGGCTGTAA
- a CDS encoding HtaA domain-containing protein, whose translation MPELPVERADTGMAWAVKDSFIQYVQSMRDGRILLGDGAAVTSTEQFYFPLRQVDRPDERSLVLHFGGEARFLAHHGLMSVSIRQPRIEVGADAAYLLIEQGDETVRLAELSLPAPLTEDGITMWADVEVTLSDSGTAIFADSYIVGETLAPLTMRAPALTPIR comes from the coding sequence ATGCCCGAACTACCTGTAGAAAGAGCAGACACCGGGATGGCGTGGGCGGTGAAAGACAGCTTTATCCAGTACGTGCAGTCGATGCGCGACGGCCGCATCCTGTTGGGCGATGGAGCTGCCGTGACAAGTACAGAGCAGTTCTATTTTCCTCTCAGGCAGGTTGACAGGCCTGACGAACGAAGCCTCGTGCTTCATTTCGGCGGCGAAGCGCGGTTTCTCGCCCATCACGGGCTTATGAGTGTCTCGATACGTCAGCCGAGAATCGAGGTTGGCGCGGACGCTGCATACCTTCTTATCGAGCAAGGAGACGAGACCGTGCGGCTCGCCGAGCTCAGCTTGCCGGCTCCATTGACCGAGGACGGCATCACCATGTGGGCGGACGTTGAGGTAACGCTCTCCGACTCAGGGACAGCAATCTTTGCTGACAGCTATATAGTTGGCGAGACGTTGGCGCCGCTGACAATGAGAGCTCCCGCGCTCACCCCAATCCGCTGA